Proteins encoded together in one Mercenaria mercenaria strain notata chromosome 18, MADL_Memer_1, whole genome shotgun sequence window:
- the LOC123538947 gene encoding protein CNPPD1-like, translated as MYLSEKSFQGGTYISPRKMEEEDNIFNERLRKTFYYGKLPGTERPSLPVTDLLVDFYNDAAPRELGKLDNYLAASTSRSACISPSSVMAGMVYVKRLKKKQPEYLTQVSSSELFLISMMMASKFLYDEGVDEEVFNDEWANSGDVETEDVNQLELDFLAAIDWQLFVRPEEFSDMLHKIERRVALKQGRERGWFSYTDLMVLSQDLKFMNWNDLVSELSTVFSATSLAYLAGILTMVGSTMLGTATSLTLMNTGSTVLPLCIRALPALTLYPELSLEPRNPGSLVELSRSEVIGVNSTELNDISKGHLESLQELNESNPGYLGDRDTVVENESGNDLDSKTDTRSQHKEQNGLLNGFLPPFLALVTLKDTLLNFAYGARLSYEPNKDSDQGKVEARDSTKAPEETKEFCSSGPCLVDSWPNCWNVSMETDWFTKGTWTEHSCLGEASCCSHCTRNMKMKDRPGLDTNLLKGAEIIHCCCRQGNTGNSWLKGSLHTGMLDINLRFATQSIYPVFVTT; from the exons ATGTATTTATCTGAGAAATCCTTCCAAGGAGGAACATATATTTCTCCCAGAAAGATGGAAGAA GAGGACAACATCTTCAATGAAAgactaagaaaaacattttattatggCAAACTGCCTGGAACAGAAAGGCCATCCTTACCTGTCACTG ACTTGTTGGTTGATTTCTACAATGATGCTGCCCCTCGGGAACTAGGAAAGCTAGACAATTACCTGGCTGCATCCACGTCAAGGTCGGCATGTATTTCACCATCATCTGTCATGGCTGGGATGGTGTACGTGAAGCGACTGAAGAAAAAGCAGCCAGAGTATCTCACACAAGTGTCATCTTCTGAGCTCTTCCTTATTTCTATG ATGATGGCTTCTAAGTTTTTGTATGACGAAGGTGTAGACGAGGAAGTCTTCAATGATGAATGGGCAAATTCTGGCGATGTAGAAACAGAAGATGTCAACCAACTGGAACTGGACTTTCTGGCGGCAATT gatTGGCAACTGTTTGTTAGACCTGAAGAATTTTCTGACATGTTACACAAGATTGAGAGAAG GGTTGCGTTAAAACAAGGGCGAGAGAGAGGTTGGTTCTCCTACACAGATTTAATGGTGCTATCACAAGACTTAAAATTTATGAACTGGAATGACCTTGTATCGGAACTTTCGACT GTATTTTCGGCAACCTCACTCGCTTACTTGGCTGGCATATTGACAATGGTTGGATCCACCATGTTGGGAACAGCAACATCCTTGACCTTGATGAATACTGGTTCAACTGTCCTTCCGCTGTGCATCAGAGCCCTGCCAGCACTGACCTTGTACCCAGAACTTTCTCTGGAACCCAGAAATCCAGGGTCATTGGTAGAGTTATCAAGGTCAGAGGTCATTGGCGTGAATAGTACAGAGTTAAATGACATTTCTAAAGGTCATCTTGAAAGTCTTCAGGAACTGAACGAAAGTAACCCAGGTTACCTTGGAGACAGAGACACTGTCGTGGAAAATGAGTCTGGAAATGACCTTGACTCGAAGACGGACACAAGGTCACAACACAAAGAACAAAATGGACTGCTAAACGGATTCCTACCCCCTTTTCTTGCCCTTGTTACTCTAAAAGATACACTATTAAACTTTGCATACGGTGCTAGGCTTTCTTATGAACCGAATAAGGACTCTGATCAAGGCAAAGTTGAAGCTAGAGATTCGACCAAAGCCCCAGAAGAAACCAAAGAATTCTGTTCATCTGGCCCATGTCTTGTCGACTCCTGGCCCAACTGTTGGAATGTCTCCATGGAAACGGACTGGTTTACAAAAGGAACTTGGACTGAGCATAGTTGTCTTGGTGAAGCAAGCTGCTGTTCTCATTGCACgcgaaatatgaaaatgaaagatCGTCCTGGACTTGATACTAATTTGTTGAAAGGTGCTGAAATTATTCATTGTTGCTGTCGCCAAGGAAACACGGGCAACTCGTGGTTGAAAGGTTCATTACACACTGGCATGCTGGACATTAATTTGAGATTTGCGACACAGTCAATCTATCCAGTGTTCGTAACAACATGA
- the LOC123538948 gene encoding uncharacterized protein LOC123538948: MDHRNHKRSFSRARDSFPLIPPGRTSLSSSTEMVTSQRPLSGIRRQTSYRHTPCPPLTESTERQWPNSGHSPTSFGGEINRQRPGSGQKMTTLAMTESGHTYTALELEDKETRAKLEMLYKCANRDLERLKSYSVQQYGNEFIQTPNLSSCSSESPDNPPPTPVIIDVKAEKRRKRKEKKEAKKMEEERKKEQEKLETERMMAELSRNRSMFNGNKDTLPAIGRKMAEVNFCIQKLPKIQEYEIIGPSLPDNNAVDVIKKHDAIVLNTAFAKKISQDYINASAELMKPYNKNEAIDVVEKHEEEVGRIHAMYTGSYATKNACHPASARSRCSSGVSRRTAF, encoded by the exons GTCATTTTCAAGAGCAAGAGACAGCTTTCCACTGATTCCACCCGGAAGAACCTCCTTATCTTCCAGTACAGAGATGGTGACGTCACAGAGGCCCCTCAGTGGTATACGAAGACAAACATCGTATAGACATACACCATGCCCTCCACTCACCGAAAGCACCGAACGACAGTGGCCCAATAGTGGTCACTCTCCTACTTCATTCGGTGGAGAAATCAACCGTCAGAGGCCCGGCAGTGGTCAGAAAATGACAACACTAG CCATGACAGAGTCTGGACACACATATACAGCACTTGAGCTGGAGGACAAAGAAACAAGAGCTAAATTGGAAATGTTATACAAGTGTGCAAATAG AGATTTAGAGCGACTGAAATCATACTCCGTGCAACAATATGGCAATGAGTTCATTCAAACTCCAAACCTTAGCTCCTGCTCTTCCGAGTCGCCTGACAACCCCCCTCCTACCCCTGTTATCATTGATGTAAAAGCAGAAAAGagaagaaaaagaaaggaaaagaaagaAGCCAAAAAGATGGAAGAGGAAAGAAAGAAAGAGCAAGAAAAATTAGAAACGGAGAGAATGATGGCGGAACTATCAAGAAACAGGTCAATGTTCAATGGGAACAAGGACACTCTTCCAGCCATCGGAAGAAAAATGGCAGAg GTAAATTTTTGCATCCAAAAGTTGCCAAAGATACAAGAATACGAGATAATAGGCCCATCTTTGCCAGACAACAATGCTGTTGACGTCATCAAGAAACACGACGCCATAGTCCTCAATACCGCATTCGCGAAAAAGATCAGCCAAGATTACATCAATGCAAGCGCCGAACTGATGAAGCCTTACAATAAGAACGAGGCCATTGACGTCGTCGAGAAGCACGAAGAAGAAGTTGGCAGAATTCACGCCATGTATACCGGAAGTTATGCTACAAAAAACGCCTGCCACCCAGCGTCCGCAAGATCTAGATGCTCCTCTGGAGTGTCTAGGCGGACGGCATTTTAA